The Littorina saxatilis isolate snail1 linkage group LG13, US_GU_Lsax_2.0, whole genome shotgun sequence genome contains a region encoding:
- the LOC138945985 gene encoding tenascin-R-like has protein sequence MASTRFRVIGVVLFVVLSVLEAYQWKGGPEDKATIKACLGGSASFTWSFVTGRGETILGRDWWFQESDNEKTQIATYQNNHFYATDRTRFTLLHNAGLSVHDARLQDSGNYSVRVEIHQANSSLASVWRTVTLSVADKAPATKDGALYVTLNDVVRDDVTEDWTQQLHCGQFVDIGQPPVDVVWKTPSGEVRKSSYQDNGTFVLSLSSPVQGGIYSCQLAPSAPAVRCLNANSPLLAAAQLNVDDKDTRLSLLEARLIEAEQVNKDQNGAMEELTETDNDVLRRTAENCVDWLKLDPRSGIRTVYISRDPTSVFCDQTTDNGGWLVFQRRQGTSVDFYRDWAQYRNGFGDLEGSFWLGLDALHSLTTSRRYQLRVDLKMWNETRGYATYSGFYVEGSDTNFILHFDNFTGGNAGDSLAWHRGGQFSTKDRDHDTAGGNCAYVYHGAWWYKACQDSNLNGDYKTSNAPSPNGVSWNTFGGDYHSMKFTEMKIRPM, from the exons ATGGCGTCGACTCGTTTCCGGGTGATTGGCGTTGTGCTGTTTGTGGTGCTAAGCG TGTTGGAGGCGTATCAGTGGAAAGGAGGCCCTGAAGACAAGGCGACGATCAAGGCATGTCTAGGAGGCAGCGCGTCCTTCACTTGGTCTTTCGTGACGGGACGTGGAGAGACCATACTCGGCCGTGACTGGTGGTTTCAG GAATCAGACAATGAAAAGACCCAGATAGCAACCTACCAAAACAATCATTTCTACGCGACGGACAGAACGCGTTTTACTCTTCTCCACAACGCGGGATTGTCTGTTCACGATGCCAGACTTCAGGATTCCGGCAACTATTCTGTGCGAGTGGAGATTCATCAGGCAAACTCGTCTCTTGCTTCAGTTTGGAGGACGGTGACGCTGTCTGTTGCAG ACAAAGCCCCAGCTACAAAAGATGGCGCCCTCTACGTCACACTGAATGACGTGGTTCGAGATGACGTCACAGAGGACTGGACACAGCAGCTACACTGTGGTCAATTTGTGGACATTGGTCAACCCCCTGTTGATGTCGTCTGGaag ACGCCATCAGGTGAGGTGAGGAAGAGCAGCTACCAAGACAATGGCACGTTCGTCCTGTCGCTGTCAAGCCCTGTCCAGGGAGGCATCTATTCCTGTCAACTGGCCCCCTCCGCCCCCGCTGTCCGCTGTCTGAACGCGAACTCCCCGCTGTTGGCTGCAGCCCAGCTCAACGTGGACGACAAGGATACCAGGTTGTCGCTCTTGGAGGCCCGTCTGATAGAGGCAGAGCAGgtcaacaaggaccagaatggagCCATGGAAGAGTTGACTGAGACTGATAACGACGTATTGAGAC GCACTGCTGAAAACTGTGTGGACTGGTTGAAACTCGATCCAAGAAGCGGAATCCGCACAGTCTATATCTCAAGAGATCCAACCAGTGTCTTTTGTGATCAGACTACGGACAACGGAGGATGgctt GTCTTCCAGAGAAGACAGGGCACCTCTGTGGACTTCTACCGGGATTGGGCGCAATATCGCAATGGCTTTGGTGACCTGGAGGGCAGCTTCTGGCTAG GACTGGACGCGCTGCACAGCCTGACCACCTCACGGCGTTACCAGCTGCGGGTCGACCTCAAGATGTGGAATGAGACTCGAGGCTATGCGACATATAGCGGGTTCTACGTGGAGGGTAGTGACACCAACTTTATTTTGCACTTTGACAACTTCACCGGAGGAAATGCTG GTGACAGCCTGGCCTGGCACCGTGGTGGGCAGTTCTCCACCAAGGACAGGGACCACGACACGGCCGGCGGGAACTGTGCATATGTTTACCACGGCGCCTGGTGGTACAAGGCCTGCCAAGACTCCAACCTGAACGGTGACTACAAGACCAGCAATGCTCCTTCCCCTAACGGGGTGAGCTGGAACACCTTTGGAGGCGATTACCACTCCATGAAGTTCACTGAGATGAAGATCAGGCCCATGTAG